Proteins encoded by one window of Cylindrospermum stagnale PCC 7417:
- a CDS encoding sensor histidine kinase: protein MESADNEEQIKRLEKEIRILKKKLERSEEDRYQLEDASERSEAILKGVIRELEESQTTLANRSRELEIALENLKALQVKLVESEKRSALGVLIAGIAHEINNPISFIYGNLPYANNYFQDLFRLIQLYQQSYPEPVDVIKQELEAIELDFLKKDLEKIFQSMHVGAERIAGIIKSLGIFSRFDEASFKEVDIHEGIDSTLVILNNRLRATPENPNGIRLIREYEQLPLVSCYPGQLNQVFMNILSNAIDALEEANQQRTPEEIIAHPNTISIYTRLIAGNQIMISIADNGLGIPETIKSRLFDPFFTTKTVGKGTGLGLSISYQIVTELHKGQLDFNSTLKKGTEFVLTLPIKTKD, encoded by the coding sequence ATGGAATCCGCAGACAATGAAGAGCAAATTAAGAGATTAGAAAAAGAAATTCGGATTCTGAAAAAAAAACTAGAGCGTTCTGAAGAAGATCGATACCAACTAGAGGACGCCAGTGAACGCAGCGAGGCTATCCTCAAAGGTGTGATTCGAGAGTTGGAAGAGTCGCAAACCACTTTAGCAAACCGCAGCCGTGAGCTAGAAATCGCCCTAGAAAACCTCAAAGCATTGCAGGTAAAACTTGTTGAATCTGAAAAAAGGTCTGCTCTTGGCGTTTTGATTGCTGGTATCGCCCACGAAATTAACAATCCCATTAGCTTTATCTACGGAAACTTGCCCTATGCTAATAATTATTTTCAAGATTTATTCAGACTAATTCAACTATATCAGCAGTCTTACCCTGAACCAGTCGATGTAATTAAACAAGAACTTGAAGCAATCGAACTAGACTTTCTCAAAAAAGATTTAGAAAAAATATTTCAATCAATGCATGTTGGAGCAGAGCGAATTGCTGGAATTATCAAATCACTAGGAATTTTTTCTCGATTTGATGAAGCCAGTTTTAAAGAAGTTGATATTCATGAAGGAATTGATAGCACGCTGGTGATTTTAAATAACCGCTTGAGAGCAACTCCAGAAAATCCAAATGGCATTCGATTGATTCGAGAATATGAACAACTACCTTTGGTTTCATGCTATCCCGGTCAACTAAATCAGGTATTTATGAATATCTTGTCTAATGCGATTGATGCGTTAGAAGAAGCAAATCAGCAGCGGACGCCTGAAGAAATTATTGCACATCCCAACACAATTTCGATTTATACTCGTCTGATAGCTGGGAATCAGATCATGATATCAATTGCCGACAATGGTCTCGGAATTCCAGAGACAATTAAATCAAGATTATTTGACCCCTTCTTCACTACTAAAACGGTGGGTAAAGGAACTGGATTGGGTTTATCTATCAGCTACCAAATTGTGACTGAACTACATAAAGGTCAACTTGATTTTAATTCAACCCTAAAAAAAGGCACAGAATTTGTTTTGACACTACCAATAAAAACTAAAGATTAA
- a CDS encoding RNA-guided endonuclease InsQ/TnpB family protein encodes MLKAVKVRIYPTKAQQAHLAQAFGCVRWVWNQSLATMTATYLETGKGVTAMTMKKFIPLWKAEFQWLSECYSQCLQQSVLNLGVAFGNFFDGRAMYPTFKNRQGKQSIQYPQNVKVLNNCQIKFPGKLGTVKAKVHRDIQGTVKTVTLSKNPDSRYFASMLVDDGIECPESSSKGNVIGIDIGLTDFAVTSEGSKYQHPRATKKYERNLARKQKKLSRKKDKTTNNRRQAKLAVAKVHSKIKRVREDFLHKLSRKIVDENQVIVVENLAVRNMVKNRCLAKAISDAGWGMFCTMLKYKAEMLGKVYLEIGRFFASTHLCFHTLKPLPKMDLSVREFDCPHCKERHDRDINAAKNIKNEGLRVLALGTSVIAPEGYVRPKQYGRKSTTVAAVVVEGRSPHSTR; translated from the coding sequence GTGCTAAAAGCTGTCAAAGTCCGAATCTATCCAACAAAAGCCCAGCAAGCTCATCTTGCTCAGGCTTTCGGTTGTGTACGTTGGGTTTGGAATCAGTCTTTGGCTACGATGACAGCGACATACCTTGAGACTGGCAAAGGTGTTACAGCCATGACAATGAAGAAGTTCATACCTTTATGGAAGGCTGAATTTCAATGGTTGTCCGAGTGCTACTCCCAATGCCTTCAACAGTCTGTGTTAAATCTAGGTGTGGCATTTGGCAACTTCTTTGATGGTCGGGCAATGTATCCCACATTCAAGAACCGCCAAGGAAAACAGTCAATCCAGTACCCTCAAAATGTCAAAGTCTTGAACAATTGTCAGATTAAATTCCCTGGCAAGTTGGGTACTGTTAAAGCCAAGGTTCATAGAGATATTCAGGGTACAGTTAAAACTGTGACTTTATCCAAAAATCCTGACAGTAGATATTTTGCTTCGATGCTAGTAGATGATGGGATTGAATGCCCAGAGTCTAGTAGTAAAGGTAATGTGATTGGTATAGATATAGGTCTAACTGATTTCGCTGTCACCTCTGAAGGCTCAAAATATCAACACCCTAGAGCGACAAAGAAGTACGAAAGGAATCTAGCTCGTAAGCAAAAAAAACTGTCTCGCAAGAAGGATAAAACGACCAACAATCGTCGCCAAGCAAAGCTTGCGGTAGCCAAGGTTCATTCCAAAATCAAAAGAGTCCGCGAAGACTTTCTACACAAACTATCACGCAAGATAGTAGACGAAAACCAAGTCATAGTGGTAGAAAATTTGGCAGTCAGAAACATGGTCAAGAACCGCTGCCTAGCCAAGGCAATATCTGATGCTGGCTGGGGAATGTTTTGTACCATGCTCAAGTACAAAGCCGAAATGCTGGGCAAAGTCTATCTAGAAATAGGTCGATTCTTTGCTTCAACTCATCTTTGCTTCCATACCTTGAAGCCACTGCCAAAAATGGATTTGTCTGTGCGTGAATTTGATTGTCCGCACTGTAAAGAGCGACACGACAGAGACATTAATGCGGCGAAAAATATTAAAAATGAAGGCTTGCGTGTATTGGCGTTGGGGACCAGCGTTATTGCTCCTGAAGGCTATGTAAGACCAAAACAGTATGGGCGTAAGTCTACTACTGTGGCGGCTGTGGTTGTTGAAGGGAGAAGCCCACACTCTACCCGCTGA
- a CDS encoding tetratricopeptide repeat protein, producing MKKWQIFQQMQWRLSRFFSRNTLFVFVCMMLLSESVGVTADAKSLKLAQQPTATPQNINSDAQAKQLLQEADKLFEQGTAASRQQALGKYLEVLKIWQKLGDGQQHPHSDRQNEATTLFSIGTIYYIQRDNQQALEYFNQALAIRRELKDRLGVPVLLQSIGNAYANLGEKQKALSSYNQALSLFQAEKQASTAATTLVSIGRVYFSLGETQKALDSYNQALLIQRTEKDFNGQAETLQIIGQLYTQLGEPQKALEVLNQALEIHRTRQDLAGQADTLTIIATLYNSLGETQKALESFSLVLDLQQKSPQLNPGSQAVTFMSLGGTYLAVGDYQKGLDYFNQALVLWQKLGNRFGEAEVLSQISFLYDKLGQKQKALDSLNQGLVLQRANKNRNREAFTLGNIAAIYESLGDYQQALDFYNQALTLQRQVSDRLEAANTISYIAKLYSALGDYKLSIETYNQALDVFRKIGDGTKVAQTLDNIGSVYRTTQDYPKSLEYYNQALKLWQEQGAVFQEFTTLTGIIRVYESLKDYPQALDVANQALALSRKQQSSFSEASALALLGRVYQASGDYRKAFLFSQQSVSRFQTLGIPVAEANVLGNIAKAYNSLKQPQPAIEHYNQELKIRRKLGDRTGVAATQYKIAVTERDRGNFNAARTQIEATIKIVEDIRTKVTSQELRTAYFATVQDYYQFYIDLLMQLDKQQPAKGYAALALQTSERARARSLLELLTEANADIRQGVAPKLLSQERDLQQQLDALEKRQIELLTGKYTEAQSQALKKESEVLLEQYRQVQTQIRATSPRYAALTQPQPLTLAEIQQQVLDDDTLLLEYSLGTERSYLWAVTNKGITSYELPKRADIEAAVQKFRQAITTPYRKNSPAFDALSQIILAPVAEQLGQKRLVIVSDGALQYVPFTALTIPKSQKSGSYEPLLLNHEIISLPSASTLAVLRGEHKGRKPAPKTLAVLADPIFSGDDERLQGKRPLAPTKGSLDSLALNRSARDANINFARLQFTRQEAEQILSFVPISDRKPAFDFTASRTTATSNELSQYRIVHFATHGILNSKQPELSGVVLSLFDNQGKPQNGFLRLHDVFNLNLPAELVVLSACQTGLGEEVKGEGLVGLTRGFMYAGSSRVVVSLWSVDDQATSELMKVFYQKMLQEKLKPAVALRSAQIEMWRHQNYAAPYYWAAFTLQGEWR from the coding sequence ATGAAAAAATGGCAGATTTTTCAGCAAATGCAATGGCGATTGAGCCGATTTTTCAGCCGTAATACGCTTTTTGTCTTTGTCTGTATGATGTTGTTGTCAGAGTCGGTTGGTGTGACAGCAGATGCAAAAAGTTTGAAGCTTGCTCAACAACCAACGGCTACACCGCAAAATATCAATTCTGATGCACAGGCAAAGCAACTGTTACAGGAAGCAGACAAACTCTTTGAGCAAGGAACGGCAGCATCTCGGCAACAGGCCCTTGGTAAATACTTGGAAGTTCTGAAGATTTGGCAGAAGTTAGGCGATGGGCAACAGCACCCGCATAGCGATCGCCAAAATGAAGCTACAACTCTTTTCAGCATCGGTACGATCTACTATATCCAACGTGACAACCAACAGGCGCTGGAATATTTTAATCAGGCACTAGCAATTAGACGTGAACTCAAAGATCGCCTGGGAGTTCCGGTGTTGCTTCAGTCTATCGGTAATGCTTACGCTAACTTGGGTGAGAAGCAAAAAGCACTCTCATCTTACAACCAAGCTTTGTCATTATTTCAAGCTGAAAAACAAGCCTCTACAGCAGCTACTACCCTGGTGAGTATTGGTAGAGTTTATTTTAGTTTGGGCGAAACTCAGAAGGCACTTGACTCTTACAATCAAGCACTGTTGATTCAACGTACTGAGAAAGATTTTAATGGACAAGCTGAAACCCTGCAAATTATCGGTCAACTCTACACCCAATTGGGGGAACCGCAAAAGGCATTAGAGGTACTAAATCAGGCGCTGGAAATTCACCGAACAAGGCAGGATTTGGCTGGACAAGCTGATACTCTGACGATTATCGCTACACTCTACAACTCTTTGGGGGAGACTCAAAAGGCACTAGAATCTTTTAGCTTAGTGCTGGATTTGCAGCAAAAATCGCCACAATTGAACCCCGGCAGCCAAGCAGTAACTTTTATGAGTTTAGGCGGAACTTATTTGGCTGTGGGCGATTATCAAAAGGGGTTGGATTACTTTAACCAAGCGCTTGTGCTTTGGCAAAAGTTAGGAAACCGCTTTGGGGAAGCTGAGGTTCTGTCACAAATCAGTTTTTTGTATGACAAGTTAGGGCAAAAGCAGAAAGCCCTCGACTCTTTGAACCAAGGTTTGGTGTTACAGCGTGCTAATAAAAATCGCAATAGGGAAGCTTTCACGCTGGGCAATATCGCGGCAATTTATGAATCTTTGGGCGATTATCAGCAAGCACTGGACTTTTACAACCAAGCGTTAACTCTCCAGCGTCAAGTGAGCGATCGCCTTGAGGCAGCAAATACAATCAGCTATATCGCTAAACTATATAGTGCGTTGGGTGACTATAAATTAAGTATTGAAACTTATAACCAAGCGCTGGATGTGTTTCGGAAAATTGGCGATGGCACTAAGGTTGCCCAAACCCTAGATAATATTGGCAGCGTTTACCGAACAACCCAAGATTATCCCAAGTCGCTGGAATATTACAACCAAGCGCTGAAACTGTGGCAGGAACAGGGGGCAGTCTTTCAGGAATTCACCACACTCACAGGCATCATTAGGGTTTATGAGTCGTTGAAGGATTATCCCCAAGCGCTGGATGTTGCCAACCAAGCGCTTGCATTGTCACGCAAACAACAAAGTAGCTTTAGCGAAGCTTCTGCTTTGGCTTTATTGGGTAGAGTGTATCAAGCTTCAGGCGATTATCGAAAAGCATTCTTATTCTCTCAACAGTCTGTTTCTAGGTTCCAGACGCTAGGCATTCCTGTGGCCGAAGCCAACGTTCTGGGCAATATTGCTAAAGCTTATAATTCATTAAAGCAGCCGCAGCCAGCAATTGAACATTACAATCAGGAACTAAAAATCCGGCGCAAATTAGGCGATCGCACCGGAGTTGCCGCTACACAGTACAAAATCGCTGTGACAGAACGCGATCGCGGTAATTTTAATGCGGCTCGTACCCAAATAGAAGCCACAATTAAAATCGTTGAGGATATCCGCACTAAAGTTACTTCTCAAGAACTGCGTACTGCCTACTTTGCCACAGTGCAAGATTATTATCAGTTCTACATCGACTTGTTGATGCAGTTAGACAAACAGCAACCAGCGAAAGGATACGCTGCTCTAGCACTGCAAACGAGTGAACGCGCCCGCGCCCGTAGTCTTTTGGAACTGCTGACAGAAGCTAATGCCGATATTCGTCAAGGTGTAGCGCCAAAATTACTTTCCCAAGAACGCGACTTACAACAACAACTCGATGCATTAGAAAAACGCCAGATAGAGTTATTAACTGGTAAATATACTGAGGCACAGTCCCAAGCCCTAAAAAAAGAAAGTGAAGTACTTCTAGAACAATATCGACAAGTTCAAACGCAAATTCGCGCCACCAGTCCCCGTTATGCAGCGTTAACTCAACCGCAACCTCTGACACTGGCAGAAATTCAGCAGCAGGTACTTGATGACGACACTCTACTTTTAGAATATTCCCTTGGAACGGAACGCAGTTATCTTTGGGCAGTTACGAACAAAGGCATTACTAGTTATGAACTTCCCAAACGTGCAGATATCGAAGCTGCTGTGCAAAAGTTCCGTCAAGCCATAACCACCCCATATCGAAAAAATAGCCCAGCTTTCGATGCTTTATCTCAAATCATCCTGGCACCAGTAGCCGAGCAACTGGGACAGAAACGCTTAGTGATTGTCAGCGATGGTGCTTTACAATATGTGCCATTTACTGCTTTAACCATACCAAAATCACAAAAAAGCGGCAGCTATGAACCATTATTGCTAAACCACGAAATCATCTCTTTACCCTCAGCGTCTACTTTAGCCGTCCTCAGAGGTGAACACAAAGGGCGCAAACCAGCACCTAAGACATTAGCTGTGTTGGCAGATCCCATTTTTAGCGGTGATGATGAACGTCTCCAAGGTAAACGCCCACTTGCACCAACAAAAGGTAGTTTAGACAGTTTGGCTTTAAATAGATCCGCTAGAGATGCAAATATTAACTTTGCACGGTTGCAGTTTACGCGCCAAGAAGCCGAGCAAATTCTTTCTTTTGTACCGATTAGCGATCGCAAACCAGCTTTTGATTTTACTGCTAGTCGTACCACAGCCACCAGCAATGAGTTGAGTCAATATCGCATCGTCCATTTCGCTACTCATGGCATTCTCAACAGCAAGCAACCAGAATTATCAGGAGTCGTGTTGTCGCTATTTGACAATCAGGGTAAACCACAAAATGGCTTTTTGCGTCTGCACGATGTCTTCAACCTCAACCTACCAGCCGAACTGGTGGTACTCAGCGCCTGTCAAACCGGACTGGGAGAAGAAGTTAAGGGAGAAGGATTAGTGGGGTTGACAAGAGGATTTATGTATGCTGGTAGTTCGCGAGTTGTGGTGAGTTTGTGGAGTGTCGATGATCAGGCCACGTCGGAACTGATGAAGGTATTTTACCAAAAAATGCTGCAAGAAAAATTAAAGCCTGCCGTGGCACTCCGGTCTGCACAAATAGAAATGTGGCGCCATCAAAACTACGCCGCACCTTATTATTGGGCGGCTTTCACTTTACAAGGTGAGTGGCGGTGA
- a CDS encoding FIST signal transduction protein codes for MLKVAVGHSEDPDSQGAIEEVLAQCIKALTGNLPQAGLLFAAIDFEHSLILQAINQMFPEIELIGCTTDGEMSSILGFQQDSLTLMLFCSDTVEIHAGVGYETKENPLTAAQQAVQQATENSSTPPKLCITLPASYTADGSITSSDAILSGLELALGSQIPIIGGMAGDQFRMQTTYQFCRTEVLTDALPVLIFSGDLQFSYGKGCGLQPIGNKSIVTKSQGTVLYEIDGKPALEFYQRYLGDRLPSPENGLAVYEQDSEYYYMRVPNSCDPETGSINFLCNIPEQAVVQVTESSRNEIIAAAETSLKMALENYPGTEPEAVLLFSCCCRRWILGTRAKEEFNLVKNVLEQTIPICGFYTYGEFVPMNLQGLNYYHQETFVSLILGTK; via the coding sequence ATGCTAAAAGTTGCTGTTGGTCACAGTGAAGATCCTGATTCTCAAGGTGCTATTGAGGAAGTCCTAGCTCAATGCATCAAAGCCTTGACAGGCAATCTTCCTCAAGCCGGTCTGTTATTTGCTGCCATTGATTTTGAACATAGCCTAATCCTCCAAGCAATCAATCAGATGTTTCCTGAAATCGAACTGATTGGTTGTACCACAGATGGAGAGATGTCCTCAATATTGGGTTTTCAACAAGACTCTCTCACACTCATGCTTTTCTGCTCTGATACGGTAGAAATCCATGCAGGAGTAGGATATGAAACCAAAGAGAATCCGCTGACTGCTGCTCAACAAGCAGTGCAACAAGCAACTGAAAACAGTAGCACACCGCCCAAACTTTGTATTACCCTACCCGCTAGCTATACAGCAGACGGTTCAATCACCAGCAGTGATGCGATTCTTAGCGGATTGGAGTTAGCTTTAGGTTCACAGATACCGATTATTGGTGGTATGGCTGGAGATCAATTCAGGATGCAAACAACTTATCAATTTTGCCGAACTGAAGTACTCACTGATGCTCTACCCGTTCTGATATTTTCTGGAGATTTGCAATTTTCCTACGGAAAAGGATGTGGGTTGCAACCGATTGGAAACAAAAGTATTGTCACTAAATCTCAGGGAACAGTTCTATATGAGATTGATGGAAAACCTGCACTCGAATTTTACCAACGCTATTTAGGTGATCGCCTACCAAGTCCTGAAAATGGACTAGCTGTTTATGAACAAGATAGCGAGTACTATTACATGAGGGTTCCTAATAGTTGCGATCCGGAAACAGGCAGCATTAATTTTCTTTGTAATATTCCTGAGCAAGCAGTAGTACAAGTCACTGAAAGTAGTCGGAATGAAATAATTGCCGCCGCTGAAACTTCCTTAAAGATGGCTTTAGAAAACTATCCAGGCACAGAACCAGAAGCTGTTTTGCTATTTTCTTGTTGCTGTCGCCGTTGGATTTTGGGTACGAGAGCTAAAGAAGAATTTAATCTTGTAAAAAACGTCCTAGAGCAAACAATACCTATCTGCGGTTTTTATACTTACGGTGAATTTGTGCCCATGAATTTACAGGGGTTAAATTATTATCACCAAGAGACATTTGTTAGTCTAATTCTAGGTACAAAATAA
- a CDS encoding SDR family oxidoreductase has product MQLKPINQQVVVIVGASSGIGRETALKFAHGGASLVVAARSEPGLKSLVEQIRGNGGQVISVIADVSDFQQVKAIADKAVAEYGRLDTWVHAAATGILAPFEKITPEEFARVVDVTLMGQVHGAMAALPYLKQEGRGALIHISSVEGRRALPLQSPYSAAKHGLEGFLEALRVELQQEKWPISVTSVRPSVINTPYYNKVRTKLGVKPTGIPPYYQPDIVADAIVYVAEHPKRDFIVGDTGKVLDLLQRISPELVDALFLAIAFSGQRTDEPKSEDAPDNVFAPIPGYDRVEGDFRNLTIPTFFDWLDMNPPLRWGALALAALGVVAFVSGWRQGNDL; this is encoded by the coding sequence ATGCAATTGAAGCCAATTAATCAGCAGGTAGTGGTCATCGTTGGGGCTTCCAGTGGGATCGGGCGAGAAACAGCGCTGAAGTTTGCCCATGGTGGGGCTTCCTTAGTAGTTGCAGCACGTAGCGAACCAGGGCTAAAGTCCTTGGTGGAGCAAATCCGTGGCAATGGCGGTCAAGTGATATCTGTGATTGCAGATGTCAGTGACTTTCAGCAGGTAAAAGCGATCGCCGACAAAGCCGTGGCAGAATACGGAAGATTAGATACTTGGGTTCATGCTGCGGCTACAGGTATACTCGCCCCCTTTGAGAAAATCACACCAGAGGAATTTGCCCGCGTCGTTGATGTGACTTTGATGGGACAGGTACATGGGGCAATGGCCGCCCTACCCTACCTCAAACAAGAGGGACGAGGGGCGCTGATTCATATTTCCTCAGTCGAGGGTAGGCGTGCTCTACCGTTGCAAAGTCCCTACTCTGCCGCCAAACATGGTTTAGAAGGTTTTTTAGAAGCCTTGCGGGTGGAATTGCAACAGGAAAAATGGCCGATTAGTGTCACTTCTGTCAGACCTTCGGTGATTAATACACCTTATTACAACAAAGTTCGCACCAAGCTAGGGGTGAAACCGACGGGAATACCACCATATTACCAACCAGATATTGTTGCCGATGCCATTGTTTATGTTGCTGAACACCCGAAGCGAGATTTTATCGTTGGGGATACAGGCAAAGTATTAGATCTGCTGCAACGCATCTCTCCTGAATTAGTGGATGCGCTGTTTTTAGCGATCGCATTTTCGGGACAGCGCACCGATGAGCCAAAATCAGAAGATGCGCCAGATAATGTATTTGCACCGATTCCCGGCTACGACAGAGTAGAGGGAGACTTTAGAAACTTGACAATCCCAACTTTTTTCGATTGGTTGGATATGAATCCCCCGCTAAGGTGGGGGGCGTTAGCGTTAGCAGCCTTGGGGGTAGTGGCATTTGTTAGTGGGTGGCGTCAAGGGAATGATCTTTGA